From Aegilops tauschii subsp. strangulata cultivar AL8/78 chromosome 5, Aet v6.0, whole genome shotgun sequence:
CCGACTCCGGCGTCGTCCGGCAAGTCGAGCTCGCGGCCGACCGCCTCGCCTCCGCGCTCAAAGCTCACCCGAGCTTTGAGCCCTCGGAACCGGCGCTGGCCAAGTCGCACGACCAAATCGCCAACCATCGGGCTCCCCCCACGCGCGGTGACCCGGCATCTACAACACCCAAGAGGTCCCCAATCCGGGCACGTCGCCCAGACATCTGTCCAGCTCGCTATCGAGCACCACCTCCACCGTCGCGCCCTCCGCCGCATCGGCCTAGGCATCGTCGGCGACGCCCTCGAGCACCAACCTCCACCGGTGCGCCTTGGTCCTCCGCCGCATATGCTTGCCTGGGCATCGTTGGCGAGGCTACCTGGGGAAGCGGCTTGGGTCTTCAACGCCGTGGCGAACACTTTTTGAAATTGAACATTATTTGAAAATAAgcaaacaatttttgaaattgtAAAATTTATGAAATTTTTGAACAAATAACTAAAAATAGGACATTCTCAAATTTCTGAAACATTAGTTGAAAAAGGAAAAAATCAAGAAAAAAgataaaaaacaaaaaataaaaaggaaaataaaaaataaacacGAAAAAGAAATATAAAAAGAAAAACCGGTTCaagaaccttctagaaggttctcAAAACCGGAAAAAACCCCAGCTTGGAAGATCATAGAAGGTTTTCGAAACCGGGTATGGCTGAACGCTGAACAGGCTGGCCTACGCGGAGCGCTCATCGATGGCTTGTGTGAGTAACACCCCAGCACCGCAGAGAGCCAACTGGGCTTCTGAAGGCCCATGAAGCTAGTGTAACGCCAAGCGCAGGAATTTTTACGTACGCTGAACGATTTTTACATAATTATTAGTACCACCTCGTTTATATTACGATTTTGTCCATATAAATTGTAAAAGCgtattatgacatgagaagaaagcgtattgtgacagtgaacccgacaaagtcgatccgtgctttattattattattattattattattattattattattatatatatatatatatatatatatatatatatatatataaggtaGAGAGGTAGAGATAGGGAAAGATATGTCACAAAAACATGCGGTCGGATTCACATACCGATGTAACCACGATACTTATTTTAGATTGGAAGGAGTACTTTCCATCACATATAATATGTATTTAGTTGGTCAAATTACTGACCTAAAAGCACAAAAATACTAGACTCACGGGGCTTCTTCCAAACTaactaacccccccccccccccccccttgatttTCAGGAGGGTGTGGGCCACTTTTCCCGAATGGGCAACCACAAACCGCAAGTGGATCCACCCCGTAAACTCCCCGTAATGACCACATTAATGCCTAAAAGCACGTGCATGCCTTATGCAGCTGGACAAAGCGGGTAACTCTAAGCATCAAAATCAAGATAATTCATACTACTACTTTTTCTCTAACAAAAAGCATTAGATGAGGATTTTTAGATGGAACAATAAGATAGAACGCATTAACGGAGCTATATCTAAATATATAATTAATGTGTATGATACTATAAGATATGGTGCATTTTTTAGAGCTAATATATAATGCATTTTTTAGAGTTTCTTTTAGAGCTAGTATATATATTGCTTCAATAGCGAGCGGTCAAATCTGAGCCATCAAACAATGTCAATCCGACGATCTATATTGCTCCAATAGCGAGCGGTCAACATGTTTAGCGTGCAACTAATAACATACCAAATGTATATACTATTTATGTAATTAACGCGTAATTGATATCCTACCTAATATTAACATGCAATTAATTTTGTGCATGTTATCATTGTGCGTTGCACATACGAAACTGCCATGACATTTCCTTCTTTAAAGCGTTTTTTTTGGGGGGTGGCATTTGTCACGAAAAGGTTGAGCTGGGATGGCATTTTGCGAAACTGCCATGACAGTTCCTTCTTTAAAGCGTTTTTGGGGGGCATTTGTGACGAAAAAGTGTCATCCATCGGACGGAGATCATGCGGTTCAGAAGCAATTTGCTGGCAGAACGTCCCTGGCCGACGTTCGTCAGATAAGGCTTCCGGTTATATCATGCATTTGAAGGACTCTCCGTGGACTCTTGAATTAGGAAACGCATTCTGGTACTGTTGACGCCGAAATCGGAAGTCCCACACCCACATAATCACCTCATCATCTTTGACCGGCTCGCAGCAGCATCGTCACTCCGCCTCTCCGATCCGATCGGATAAGCGATTCTCTTGACGCTGCCGCAGCCATATCCGGGCGGTGATCAACGCTCAACTGAGCCTAGGCCTAACCAACCGCGCATAATTCCAGTGTCACTCCCGCGGACCCGGGTGCCATGCCAATCCGCCCCCGTGGTCCGCATAAAACCCCCCGCCCAACCACCTCCCGCCGGCCTCACTCTCTCATCGATCCCCCCATTTCTCTCCCCCTCGCCGTTCTCTTCTATTCCTCCCTCGGCCCAGCCAGATCGACCAACCGGCAAGCGCTTCTCGGAGCGGGAGCAGCAGACGGCGCGATTGCCCGTTGTTTAGTCGACGGCCACCTGCCTCCGGTTTGAATACTCCGCACGGCGGACCACTCTGGTTCCAGCCCAAGAGCAGCGCAGCGCAGCGCAGCGCAGAGGTATCTCTCTCTGTCACTCTTGCCTCTCGTTTCCACGTTCAGTTTGTCCGTTTCTTGACTGCCGTGTGTTGACTCCTCCTGTCTCTTTCGGCCCCTCTGTCTCTGCTCTCGCCATGTTTCTTTCAGCCAGGACGGGCGTGTAAACACGCAGACAGGTGAGGAGGCTCCTGGTTTCGTGGTTTGACGGGAGAGGTTGGCAGAGAAGGGTCAGGAGAAGGAAGAGAGGGAGATGGCCGGGGGTTTCGCCGGCGTCGAGGCCGGCGGCGGGAGGGCGGAGCAATACGAGGGGAGGATCACCCCCTACTTCATCCTCGCCTGCATCGTCGGCTCCTTCGGCGGCTCCCTCTTCGGCTACGACCTCGGGGTGTCCAGTGAGTTGTTCAGCTCCCCTCGCACCAACCCTTCTTGTTACTTCATGTTCGTCTTGCTAATTCCTTCTTTCGGCATCGTCGTGTCGTCGACAAATCATCTGTCCTGATCCCAGAAATCTGTGTTTTTAGGCAGAATTTGTTGTTCTCTCAACATGATTTTCCTTTTCTTGTTGTTTGACATCATTCTCTCAACATGGATTTTATGTTAACTCTTCTCTGAACAATTACTCGCATGGGTACCTAAACTGTTTGCAGAAATATAAAAATGTTCCTGAGTATGTCCTCATCAAAATTAATGGCCTCAATCATGATTAATGCTTTCCTTTCTACTAGAAAGGACGCATTGTCTAGGCCAAAAGAGTAAATGAAAACGTAATGGTCATTATGGTGTCTCTATCTTCTTTTTGTTTTGTTTGGAGTGGACACATCAAGACTACTGCCTTTACCTACTGAAATTAATCTGTTTTTGGATGGAAACCATTTATATTGATTGTGAGCTGTCCCGGGGAGTAGAATTAGTAACATGCCACCGTATGTCCTCTCATTTTCAGTAGAGTACAACACGTTTTCGCCTAAGATTACGGTACCAAAAAACGACGAGTCCACACTAAACCACATAAAAGTTGAATTGCATGATTGGAGTAACAAAACCAATTTTCCTGGATGATGAGTACATTTCTTGATCACACTGATTTACTTGACACGAGAACAAGAGTGGTGGAGTAACTAATCATGGACGATGGGACGCTGGTTGTGAACGATGAACGCAGGTGGCGTGACCTCCATGGACGACTTCTTGATCAAGTTCTTCCCGGACGTGTACAACCGGAAGCACGCGCACCTGCACGAGACGGACTACTGCAAGTACGACAACCAGGTGCTGACGCTCTTCACGTCGTCGCTCTACTTCGCCGGCCTGGTGTCCACCTTCGGGGCCTCCTACGTGACCAAGCGCCACGGCCGGCGCGGCAGCATCATGGTGGGCGCCGTCAGCTTCTTCCTGGGCGGCGCCGTGAACGCCGCGGCCGTGAACGTGGCCATGCTCATCGTCGGCCGCGTCCtcctcggcgtcggcatcggcttCGGCAACCAGGCCGTGCCGCTCTACCTGTCCGAGATCGCGCCCTTCAAGATCCGCGGCGCCGTGAACCAGCTCTTCCAGCTCACCACCTGCCTCGGCATCCTCGTCGCCAACGTCATCAACTACTTCACCGACCGGATCCACCCGTGGGGGTGGCGCCTCTCGCTGGGCCTCGCCGTGGTCCCCGCCACCGCCATCTTCGTCGGCGCGCTGTTCCTGCCGGAGACGCCCAACAGCCTGGTGGAGCGCGGGCGGCTGGAGGAGGCCCGGCGCGTGCTGGAGAAGGTGCGCGGGACGCACAAGGTGGACGCCGAGTTCGAGGACCTCAaggaggcgagcgaggcggcgCGGGCGGTGCGCGGCACGTTCCGGAACCTGCTGGCCGTGCGGAACCGGCCGCAGCTCATCATCGGCGCGCTGGGCATCCCGGCGTTCCAGCAGCTGTCCGGCATGAACTCCATCCTCTTCTACTCGCCGGTCATCTTCCAGAGCCTGGGGTTCGGCTCCTCCGCGGCGCTCTACTCCTCCATCATCACCGGGTCGATGCTGGTGGTGGGCGCGCTGGTGTCCATGCTGGTGGTGGACCGGCTGGGGCGGCGGGTGCTGTTCATCGAGGCCGGGGCGCAGATGATCGCGTCCATGGTGGTGGTGGCGACGATCCTGGCGCTCAAGTTCGGACACGGGGAGGAGCTGTCCAAGGGCGTGAGCACGGTGCTGGTGGTGGCCATCTGCTTGTTCGTGGTGGCGTACGGGTGGTCGTGGGGGCCGCTGGGGTGGCTGGTGCCGAGCGAGCTGTTCCCGCTGGAGATGCGGTCGGCGGGGCAGAGCGTGGTGGTGTGCGTGAACCTCTTCTGGACGGCGGCCGTGGCGCAGTGCTTCCTGGCGGCCATGTGCCACCTCCGGTGGGGGGTGTTCATCCTCTTCGCGGCGCTCATCGTGGTCATGTCCATCTTCGTCATCCTGCTGCTGCCGGAGACGAAGCAGGTGCCCATCGAGGAGATATGGCTGCTGTTCGACAAGCACTGGTACTGGAAGCGGGTGGTCACCAAGGACCCCAAGTACCAGGGCCACCACCAGCGCCAGGaaatggccgccgccgccgccggtgccgTCAAGCCCGTCGGCACCTCGGAATAGATCGATCCATGATGCGTGTTTTAATAAGATTTACTACAATGCATTGGTGGGTGCATAGGTCGTGCTATATAGGAACTGCTTGTGTGTGTTAACTTGTCCAAGACCTCGTGTTCTTACGCCTTAGTAATCTTATTACGAATTCGATTGGGATTCGGTCTGTCGGAAGGTGTGACTGGTGGTGGAGGTCAGATGCAAAAGCATGCAAGTTTATGTGTGACATTACGTTGTGCTCTCGTCTCGCTATCGCTATGATGCACTGACACTGTGTGTGTTGTGCATTTTTCTTTAATCTCGTTGTGAATGTCATGGTAACGTAATGATCATATCCTCGACTTGAGATACAGTACGTACTACTGTATTAGTAGTATATATTATCTGAACGCGACTACAGATTTATTTGTTTGCAGTCAAAGCGGCGCGATTATCTTGGACCGTTGAGTTTTTGACCTTTTCTGGTTCAAACGGAAAGGTGTGTCTCACTCGCTGTAGTTTATTAGTCAGGGCATGCTTATCCGTGGGTCAGAGATGAATCTGTCCGTCTCACTCGCCGTGAGCTGAGCGTCAAATCTGGTGAC
This genomic window contains:
- the LOC109735933 gene encoding sugar transport protein 14, encoding MAGGFAGVEAGGGRAEQYEGRITPYFILACIVGSFGGSLFGYDLGVSSGVTSMDDFLIKFFPDVYNRKHAHLHETDYCKYDNQVLTLFTSSLYFAGLVSTFGASYVTKRHGRRGSIMVGAVSFFLGGAVNAAAVNVAMLIVGRVLLGVGIGFGNQAVPLYLSEIAPFKIRGAVNQLFQLTTCLGILVANVINYFTDRIHPWGWRLSLGLAVVPATAIFVGALFLPETPNSLVERGRLEEARRVLEKVRGTHKVDAEFEDLKEASEAARAVRGTFRNLLAVRNRPQLIIGALGIPAFQQLSGMNSILFYSPVIFQSLGFGSSAALYSSIITGSMLVVGALVSMLVVDRLGRRVLFIEAGAQMIASMVVVATILALKFGHGEELSKGVSTVLVVAICLFVVAYGWSWGPLGWLVPSELFPLEMRSAGQSVVVCVNLFWTAAVAQCFLAAMCHLRWGVFILFAALIVVMSIFVILLLPETKQVPIEEIWLLFDKHWYWKRVVTKDPKYQGHHQRQEMAAAAAGAVKPVGTSE